The following are from one region of the Verrucomicrobiia bacterium genome:
- a CDS encoding thioesterase family protein — protein MSKLSDVIQLRVRYSETDQMGTFYNSRALEWFECGRSELIRSRLGMSYAVLEEQGVFMPVVEAHLEFQGGARFDDLLSVASTVEFSGRARLRFDVQVTQVQSGHPVVRGYTVHAFTNRLGRPIRPPGWFAQKLRAAAGALA, from the coding sequence ATGAGCAAACTCTCCGACGTTATCCAATTGCGGGTGCGCTACAGCGAGACCGACCAGATGGGCACCTTTTACAACTCGCGCGCCCTGGAATGGTTCGAGTGCGGTCGTTCGGAATTGATTCGAAGCCGGCTGGGGATGTCCTACGCCGTCCTGGAGGAGCAGGGGGTTTTCATGCCCGTGGTCGAGGCGCACCTCGAGTTTCAAGGAGGCGCGCGTTTTGACGATTTGCTGAGCGTGGCTTCGACTGTGGAATTCTCCGGGCGCGCCCGGCTGCGTTTCGATGTCCAAGTCACCCAGGTCCAAAGCGGTCATCCGGTGGTACGCGGCTACACCGTTCATGCCTTTACCAACCGGCTGGGCAGGCCGATTCGACCGCCCGGGTGGTTCGCACAAAAACTCCGAGCCGCCGCCGGCGCCCTTGCCTGA
- a CDS encoding glycoside hydrolase family 172 protein: MGPNLAGLYHVTNAKTRSISPENFTGEKGKAGMATEGTGKNAARDLGRGWKVSPSVVIRAHTTFTLGEIKGPGCIQQIWMTPTGDLRHSILRFYWDGEESPSVECPVGDFFACGWGKYCQINSLAVCVNPGSAFNCYWPMPFRKAAKVVMENTDDKDMVLYYQINYTLARVPRDAGYFHAQFRREAPLKQKGLYTIVDGIMGRGLYVGTYLAWEVHNQGWWGEGEIKFYMDGDKEFPTICGTGTEDYFCGSYNFENRDTKHYQVFSTPYTGLAQVLPPDQIYEIGQRFGLYRWHIADPIRFEKDLKVTIQALGWQSGGRYLPEEDTISSVAYWYQMEPHQKFPKLPPTD; this comes from the coding sequence ATGGGACCCAACCTGGCCGGCCTCTACCATGTCACGAATGCCAAAACGCGCTCGATCAGCCCCGAGAATTTTACCGGCGAGAAAGGCAAAGCCGGCATGGCAACCGAAGGCACTGGGAAAAACGCGGCCCGCGACCTGGGCCGAGGCTGGAAGGTCTCGCCTTCCGTGGTCATCCGCGCCCACACAACTTTTACTTTGGGCGAGATAAAGGGGCCGGGCTGTATTCAACAAATCTGGATGACACCGACCGGGGACCTTCGCCACTCGATTTTACGCTTCTATTGGGACGGCGAGGAAAGCCCCTCTGTCGAGTGTCCTGTGGGCGATTTTTTCGCGTGCGGTTGGGGAAAGTATTGCCAGATCAACTCGCTGGCTGTCTGTGTAAACCCGGGCAGCGCCTTCAATTGCTATTGGCCCATGCCCTTCCGTAAAGCGGCGAAAGTCGTGATGGAAAACACCGACGACAAGGACATGGTGCTCTATTATCAGATCAATTACACGCTGGCCCGCGTGCCTCGGGATGCGGGTTATTTTCATGCCCAATTCCGGCGCGAAGCCCCGCTCAAACAGAAAGGGCTCTACACCATCGTGGACGGCATCATGGGCCGCGGCCTTTATGTGGGAACTTACCTGGCCTGGGAGGTCCATAATCAAGGCTGGTGGGGTGAAGGCGAAATTAAATTCTACATGGACGGCGACAAGGAGTTCCCGACCATTTGCGGCACGGGCACTGAGGACTACTTCTGTGGTTCGTACAACTTCGAGAACCGCGACACCAAACACTACCAGGTGTTTTCAACCCCATACACCGGCCTGGCCCAGGTCCTGCCCCCCGATCAGATTTATGAGATCGGCCAGCGCTTCGGTCTTTATCGCTGGCACATCGCCGACCCCATCCGCTTTGAAAAAGACCTCAAGGTCACCATCCAGGCACTCGGTTGGCAATCCGGAGGCCGCTATCTGCCCGAAGAAGACACCATCTCCTCGGTGGCTTATTGGTATCAGATGGAGCCGCACCAGAAATTCCCCAAACTGCCGCCCACCGATTAG
- a CDS encoding RNA-binding protein: protein MNQNRLFVGNLSYQTMENDLQDYFAQAGVVTSVNLMVDKVTGKSRGFAFVEFATPEEASKAVEQFHNKEFQGRALTVNVARPREERAPRWSGGRGEAEARSERR, encoded by the coding sequence ATGAACCAAAACAGGCTATTCGTCGGCAACTTGTCATATCAAACAATGGAAAACGACCTCCAGGATTATTTCGCCCAGGCGGGCGTGGTCACTTCCGTCAATTTGATGGTGGATAAGGTCACGGGCAAATCACGGGGGTTTGCCTTTGTCGAGTTTGCCACCCCCGAAGAGGCCAGCAAAGCGGTCGAGCAGTTCCATAATAAGGAATTCCAAGGCCGCGCCCTCACCGTAAATGTCGCCCGCCCTCGCGAAGAGCGGGCCCCGCGCTGGAGCGGCGGACGCGGCGAGGCTGAGGCCCGCTCCGAACGCCGCTAA
- a CDS encoding type II secretion system protein, with translation MDGSRGLALQLQEFEALRKNPASDVLSKTSPAPRAFSLIELLAVMAIILVLTMLYWGPSNASRQRAVLRTCQNNLQKLYIALEIYANDHAGKFPVVTGASRSEAPLNLLVPRYTSDTSSFICPGTKDTDIPSLGSLLKRKISYAYYMGMSLTNAPQVVMSDEQVDTSSKAAGQLVFSPDGKAPGNNHGKYGGNLIFGDGHVQLSPPRTPVPLQLAPGELLLNP, from the coding sequence GTGGATGGCTCCCGGGGCCTGGCGTTGCAACTCCAGGAATTCGAAGCGCTCCGAAAGAATCCCGCGAGTGACGTGCTCTCCAAGACCAGTCCGGCTCCGAGGGCATTTTCTCTGATCGAGCTGCTGGCCGTCATGGCGATTATTTTGGTGCTTACGATGCTTTATTGGGGGCCCAGCAACGCCAGCCGCCAGCGGGCCGTTCTAAGGACATGCCAAAACAATCTTCAAAAACTCTATATTGCCCTCGAAATATACGCCAATGATCATGCGGGTAAATTCCCCGTCGTGACGGGGGCGAGCCGCTCGGAGGCCCCGCTCAACTTGCTGGTTCCGCGTTATACGTCCGATACCTCGTCGTTCATTTGTCCCGGCACAAAAGACACTGACATTCCTTCGCTGGGTTCCCTGCTGAAGCGGAAGATCAGTTATGCCTATTATATGGGGATGAGTCTCACGAACGCCCCGCAGGTTGTCATGAGTGACGAACAGGTCGATACCAGTTCCAAAGCCGCCGGGCAATTGGTCTTTTCACCAGATGGCAAGGCCCCGGGCAATAACCATGGGAAATATGGCGGGAACCTGATATTTGGCGATGGCCATGTGCAACTGAGCCCGCCCAGGACGCCCGTCCCGCTCCAATTGGCCCCCGGCGAGTTGCTCCTCAACCCATGA
- a CDS encoding PQQ-binding-like beta-propeller repeat protein, whose translation MKVQCSCGAKFEFHITQAMENCPVGFICPVCGLNSSEFVDHLIRQELGQTETPKGLPIPIVLSTPQAATPNSPAEQPPEANPAIVEVQAPPRCLKHPGQAAQEKCIVCSKPICPKCMELFGYVCSPLCKAKAEARRITIPVYTGQKSIVEARVWRRAVWIGSIGGILAAVLLGVWFWYAWFGSIPKPIFSVRFDEPAYAGQTIACGKNNDQLVCLHGDTLARYDLKTKKRYWSLHLLDANKLADQANAQLAQMQQNNARLRDNGDEDLPRLPSPDKLMQQMEQAAEEQMTLFVRGLNIWVASPEKVVRYDWETGKPLKELEVQAGRGVLISRGDELLVLNDGFGKPRVTHINLVSCDSKTEDLDAPQAGSLAEGDAVGAVEAGGSPTAGLPAGVPGSDLNRPMDPAKVAEQAQHLSLPARIALPATLANTMNQERTLAAMQDDQKRPQPAAQTSPQSTFSIIPTPVGFLEFSTKLLESHIVQESAMKPAPAKSVLSGNLTTGNTADAANEILNDMQRSRGGDVAQEDSSRYEVTLRNPGSDLAWTGDVIGPPKLFPLKTVNVLASDKKIMVFDKSNKKLWESSLAFSINGGLSSLEEGSSPLGQGPCVERQGSLYVFDEGVLTAFDLATGNVRWRLPSVGIAGLFFNDNGQMYVNTTTASPESLKYKRQIDISEKVGAVIIKIDCKTGKLLWTAQPGGLINYVSGKFVFAVQSYRPSEEEQNGPQTGFETPPYLRIRRINPKNGSEMWEYFQQRAPLDVAFDRNTFRLVFKNEVQVLKFLSF comes from the coding sequence ATGAAAGTTCAGTGTTCCTGCGGGGCAAAGTTCGAGTTCCATATAACTCAGGCGATGGAGAACTGTCCTGTGGGCTTTATCTGCCCTGTCTGCGGGTTGAATTCATCGGAATTTGTTGACCACCTGATTCGGCAGGAGCTTGGACAGACCGAGACCCCAAAGGGCCTGCCCATTCCGATCGTTCTTTCCACGCCCCAAGCCGCCACTCCGAATTCTCCGGCGGAACAACCGCCCGAGGCAAACCCGGCAATTGTGGAGGTCCAGGCGCCCCCCCGCTGTTTGAAACACCCGGGCCAGGCGGCCCAGGAGAAGTGCATCGTTTGTTCCAAACCGATCTGCCCCAAGTGCATGGAACTGTTTGGTTATGTTTGCTCTCCATTGTGCAAAGCCAAAGCCGAAGCGCGCCGGATAACCATTCCGGTTTATACCGGCCAGAAGTCCATTGTTGAGGCGCGCGTCTGGCGGCGGGCGGTCTGGATTGGTTCGATTGGGGGAATTCTGGCCGCTGTTTTACTCGGCGTTTGGTTTTGGTATGCCTGGTTTGGCTCCATTCCCAAGCCGATCTTTTCCGTGCGCTTTGACGAGCCGGCCTATGCCGGCCAAACGATAGCTTGCGGCAAGAACAACGACCAACTCGTGTGCCTTCACGGAGACACCCTGGCGCGCTACGATCTCAAAACCAAAAAGCGGTACTGGTCGCTGCACCTGTTGGATGCCAACAAGTTGGCCGACCAGGCCAACGCCCAACTGGCTCAAATGCAACAGAACAATGCCCGCCTGAGGGATAATGGGGACGAGGACCTCCCGCGCCTGCCTTCACCCGACAAGCTGATGCAACAAATGGAGCAAGCAGCCGAAGAACAAATGACTTTGTTCGTTCGAGGCCTGAACATTTGGGTGGCCTCGCCTGAAAAGGTGGTTCGATACGATTGGGAGACGGGCAAACCGCTGAAGGAATTGGAGGTCCAGGCCGGTCGGGGCGTGTTGATTTCGCGCGGGGATGAGTTGCTGGTGCTGAACGATGGCTTCGGCAAGCCGCGCGTGACCCACATCAATCTGGTCAGTTGCGATTCCAAGACGGAAGACCTCGATGCGCCGCAGGCGGGTAGTTTGGCAGAGGGTGACGCCGTTGGGGCGGTTGAGGCGGGCGGCTCGCCAACGGCGGGTCTGCCGGCAGGAGTCCCTGGCAGTGACCTGAACCGCCCGATGGACCCGGCAAAAGTAGCCGAGCAGGCGCAGCACCTCTCGCTGCCTGCCCGCATCGCCTTGCCGGCCACTCTTGCCAATACAATGAACCAGGAGCGCACACTGGCCGCTATGCAAGATGACCAAAAGCGCCCACAACCTGCCGCTCAAACCTCCCCGCAATCCACCTTCTCCATTATCCCAACCCCAGTGGGCTTCCTCGAGTTTTCGACAAAGCTGCTCGAATCGCACATCGTCCAGGAGAGCGCGATGAAACCCGCTCCGGCTAAATCGGTCCTCTCCGGGAACCTGACAACCGGCAACACCGCCGACGCTGCCAATGAAATCCTCAATGACATGCAACGCTCGCGCGGCGGCGATGTGGCTCAGGAGGACTCGAGCCGTTACGAGGTCACCCTGCGCAACCCGGGCTCGGACCTGGCCTGGACCGGGGACGTCATCGGCCCGCCCAAGCTCTTTCCGCTCAAAACTGTCAATGTCCTGGCATCAGACAAAAAGATCATGGTGTTCGATAAATCGAACAAAAAGCTTTGGGAAAGTTCGTTGGCGTTCAGTATCAACGGCGGCCTGAGCTCGCTGGAGGAGGGCAGTTCTCCGCTGGGGCAGGGCCCGTGTGTCGAGAGGCAGGGGTCTCTTTATGTGTTTGACGAAGGGGTGTTGACCGCCTTCGATTTGGCCACGGGCAATGTCCGCTGGCGTTTGCCATCGGTCGGCATTGCCGGTTTGTTTTTCAATGATAATGGTCAAATGTATGTGAACACCACCACCGCCAGCCCGGAGAGCCTCAAGTATAAACGGCAGATCGACATTTCAGAAAAAGTCGGCGCCGTCATCATTAAGATCGATTGCAAGACAGGCAAACTGCTCTGGACGGCCCAACCCGGCGGCTTAATCAATTATGTCTCCGGCAAATTCGTCTTTGCCGTGCAGTCCTATCGTCCTTCCGAAGAGGAGCAGAATGGGCCTCAAACCGGATTTGAGACGCCGCCCTACCTGCGGATTCGGCGGATCAATCCCAAAAACGGCAGCGAGATGTGGGAGTACTTCCAGCAACGCGCCCCGCTGGACGTGGCATTTGACAGGAACACCTTCCGGCTGGTGTTCAAGAACGAAGTCCAGGTCCTGAAATTTCTCTCGTTCTGA
- a CDS encoding histone deacetylase has product MKIITDEHCTGYVCPGHPERPERIGRSVARLRAQSELPLTWASPLPVNDEALLRAHSPEHLARLGQRQDFDPDTPFFPQIASYARASVGAALAALQAAREGENVFSLMRPPGHHATRSKAMGFCYLNNIAIAALEALATGARLVAIFDFDVHHGNGTEAILMNQPGTAFISIHQFPCYPGTGARNIGNNCFNYPVPPQTPRSEYRHILSSAFEHLQSLKPDLVAVSAGFDCYARDPLAQETLETEDFYWLGQLIRGIGAPIFSLLEGGYSSDLPELILAYLKGIDGR; this is encoded by the coding sequence ATGAAGATTATCACGGACGAGCATTGCACCGGCTACGTTTGCCCGGGCCATCCCGAACGGCCCGAGCGCATTGGCAGGAGCGTGGCGAGACTGCGCGCGCAGAGCGAACTGCCCCTGACTTGGGCCTCGCCGCTGCCGGTCAATGACGAGGCGCTCCTGCGCGCCCACTCGCCCGAGCATCTCGCCCGCCTTGGCCAGCGCCAGGATTTCGACCCGGACACGCCGTTCTTTCCGCAAATCGCAAGCTATGCGCGGGCGTCTGTTGGCGCAGCGCTTGCCGCCCTGCAGGCAGCCCGCGAGGGGGAGAATGTTTTCAGCCTCATGCGCCCACCGGGCCACCATGCCACGCGCTCGAAGGCGATGGGGTTTTGTTACCTGAACAACATCGCAATCGCCGCCTTGGAAGCCCTCGCCACCGGCGCTCGCCTGGTCGCTATCTTCGATTTCGATGTCCACCATGGCAATGGAACCGAGGCCATCCTCATGAACCAGCCGGGAACCGCGTTTATTTCCATCCACCAGTTCCCGTGCTACCCCGGCACGGGCGCGAGGAATATCGGCAACAACTGTTTTAATTACCCGGTCCCGCCACAAACACCTCGAAGCGAGTACCGCCACATTCTGTCGAGCGCCTTCGAGCATCTGCAATCGTTGAAACCTGACCTGGTCGCCGTCTCGGCGGGATTCGACTGTTACGCGCGCGACCCGCTGGCCCAGGAAACTCTTGAGACAGAGGATTTTTATTGGCTGGGCCAATTGATTCGGGGGATAGGCGCGCCGATTTTCAGCCTTCTGGAAGGGGGCTACAGCAGCGACCTGCCTGAGCTCATTCTGGCGTATCTGAAAGGCATCGATGGCAGATGA